One Sphingomonas sp. LHG3406-1 genomic window carries:
- a CDS encoding hotdog domain-containing protein, translated as MPADTNPYGGVFGGWLMGQMGLACGSFASRRSGGKAILVAAEKLRFPGMMAVGDELSVYVELLKQGRTSLLLRAEGIARARDGDAETLVAEGEFTFVALDENNRPRPIAAKEEDHG; from the coding sequence ATGCCGGCCGACACCAACCCTTATGGCGGCGTCTTCGGCGGTTGGCTGATGGGGCAGATGGGGCTTGCCTGCGGGTCATTCGCGTCGCGCCGCTCGGGCGGCAAGGCGATCCTGGTGGCGGCAGAGAAGCTCCGTTTCCCCGGCATGATGGCGGTCGGCGACGAGCTGTCGGTCTATGTCGAACTGCTGAAACAGGGGCGCACCTCGCTGCTGCTGCGCGCCGAGGGCATCGCGCGGGCGCGGGACGGCGACGCCGAGACGTTGGTGGCTGAGGGTGAGTTCACCTTTGTCGCGCTGGACGAGAACAACAGGCCGCGGCCTATCGCGGCGAAGGAAGAAGACCATGGCTGA
- a CDS encoding cupin domain-containing protein: protein MSDTTTTKRGFCGDIEEATIANNDFRRVLYTGEHLQLVLMSLAPGEEIGEETHEDRDQFFRFEEGEGVVVIDGKENAVEDNFAVIVPAGACHNVKNTGEEPLQFYTLYGPPEHRDKAVHKTKEQAEAEHDSDEWDGKTTE, encoded by the coding sequence GTGAGCGACACCACGACCACCAAGCGCGGCTTTTGCGGGGACATCGAGGAAGCGACGATTGCCAACAATGACTTCCGGCGCGTCCTCTATACCGGCGAGCATCTCCAGCTCGTCCTGATGAGCCTCGCGCCGGGCGAGGAGATTGGCGAGGAGACCCACGAGGACCGCGACCAGTTCTTCCGCTTCGAGGAAGGGGAAGGCGTGGTCGTGATCGACGGCAAGGAGAATGCGGTCGAGGACAATTTCGCGGTCATCGTTCCTGCCGGCGCCTGCCACAATGTGAAGAACACCGGCGAGGAACCGCTCCAGTTCTACACGCTCTACGGTCCGCCGGAGCACAGGGACAAGGCCGTCCACAAGACCAAGGAGCAGGCCGAGGCCGAGCACGACAGCGACGAATGGGACGGCAAGACGACGGAGTGA
- a CDS encoding DUF4142 domain-containing protein codes for MNRFLIAAAIGTLALGACKQSRTSVSNNQTQGMTDEAPVDNLAVGGTDANLTGAAAATADQVYVQNAAASDMFEIQTSQLALDKASLPAAKTYAQMMIDEHGKSSTELKAAAAQAGIVVPAALPPEMQARVDALRGLSGADFDRQYLADQRAGHQDTLAKVNSYLAAAPAGPLKDHAARVTGVVQKHLNSLEKIK; via the coding sequence ATGAACAGATTTCTCATCGCGGCCGCCATCGGCACCCTCGCGCTCGGCGCCTGCAAGCAGTCGAGAACCAGCGTCTCCAACAACCAGACGCAGGGCATGACCGACGAGGCGCCGGTCGACAATCTCGCCGTCGGCGGCACCGACGCCAACCTCACCGGAGCGGCGGCCGCCACCGCCGACCAGGTCTACGTCCAGAATGCCGCCGCCAGCGACATGTTCGAGATCCAGACCAGCCAGCTTGCGCTCGACAAGGCCAGCCTCCCCGCGGCCAAGACCTACGCGCAGATGATGATCGACGAGCATGGCAAGTCGTCGACCGAGCTCAAGGCCGCCGCCGCCCAGGCCGGCATCGTCGTTCCCGCCGCGCTCCCGCCCGAGATGCAGGCCAGGGTCGATGCGCTCCGCGGCCTTAGCGGCGCCGACTTCGACCGCCAGTATCTCGCCGACCAGCGTGCCGGCCACCAGGACACGCTGGCCAAGGTCAATTCCTATCTCGCCGCGGCGCCGGCCGGGCCGCTCAAGGACCATGCGGCCAGGGTCACCGGCGTCGTCCAGAAACACCTCAATTCGCTGGAGAAGATCAAGTGA
- the lpdA gene encoding dihydrolipoyl dehydrogenase, with translation MAENYDLIVLGSGPGGYVAAIRASQLGLKTAIVERESLGGICLNWGCIPTKALLRSGEVYHQMKHAESYGLGATGVSFDLAKVVARSRAVAKQLNQGVTHLMKKNKIAVHMGTGTITGKGKLSVEKDGKTTDLKARHIIVATGARARELPFAQSDGKRIWTYRHAMTPAEMPSELLVIGSGAIGIEFASFYNDLGAKVTVVEMLNRIVPAEDEEVSAALQKSLEKQGMTILTEAGVQSLKSDANGVAAEIKGKDGKVQAKTFSHVIVAVGIVHNTENIGLETLGVAVERGRIEIDPYGRTNVPGIWAIGDVTGAPWLAHKASHEGVIAAESIARELGKDAHPHTFDTKNIPGCTYCHPQVASVGLTEAKAKEAGYSIKVGKFPFIGNGKAIALGETEGFIKTVVDAKTGELLGAHMIGAEVTELIQGYTVGKTAELLDEDFARTVFPHPTLSEMMHESILAADGRVLHM, from the coding sequence ATGGCTGAGAATTACGACCTCATCGTGCTGGGCTCCGGTCCCGGCGGCTATGTCGCGGCGATCCGGGCGAGCCAGCTCGGGCTCAAGACCGCGATCGTCGAGCGCGAGAGCTTGGGCGGCATCTGCCTCAACTGGGGCTGCATCCCGACCAAGGCGCTGCTCCGGTCGGGAGAGGTCTATCACCAGATGAAGCATGCCGAGAGCTACGGCCTCGGCGCGACCGGGGTCAGCTTCGATCTTGCCAAGGTGGTCGCCCGCTCGCGCGCCGTCGCCAAGCAATTGAACCAGGGCGTCACGCACCTGATGAAGAAGAACAAGATTGCGGTGCACATGGGCACCGGCACGATCACCGGCAAAGGCAAGCTCAGCGTCGAGAAGGACGGCAAGACGACCGACCTCAAAGCAAGGCACATCATCGTCGCCACCGGCGCCCGCGCCCGCGAGCTGCCATTCGCGCAGTCGGACGGCAAGCGCATCTGGACCTATCGCCATGCCATGACCCCGGCCGAGATGCCGAGCGAGCTGCTGGTCATCGGATCGGGTGCGATCGGGATCGAGTTCGCCAGCTTCTACAACGACCTCGGCGCCAAGGTGACGGTGGTCGAGATGCTGAACCGCATCGTTCCGGCCGAGGACGAGGAAGTCTCGGCGGCGCTCCAGAAGAGCCTCGAGAAGCAGGGTATGACCATCCTGACCGAAGCCGGCGTGCAGAGCCTCAAGTCCGATGCCAACGGCGTCGCGGCCGAGATCAAGGGCAAGGACGGCAAGGTCCAAGCCAAGACCTTCAGCCACGTCATCGTCGCGGTCGGAATCGTTCACAATACCGAGAACATCGGGCTGGAGACGCTTGGCGTGGCGGTCGAGCGCGGGCGGATCGAGATCGATCCCTATGGCCGCACCAACGTCCCCGGCATCTGGGCAATCGGCGACGTCACCGGCGCGCCGTGGCTTGCACACAAGGCCAGCCACGAAGGCGTGATCGCCGCCGAGAGCATCGCCAGGGAGCTGGGCAAGGACGCCCATCCGCACACGTTCGACACCAAGAACATCCCGGGCTGCACCTATTGCCATCCACAGGTCGCCAGCGTCGGCCTGACCGAGGCCAAGGCGAAGGAAGCCGGCTACAGCATCAAAGTCGGCAAGTTCCCCTTCATCGGCAACGGCAAGGCGATCGCGCTCGGCGAAACCGAAGGCTTCATCAAGACGGTGGTGGACGCCAAGACCGGCGAACTGCTCGGCGCGCACATGATCGGCGCCGAAGTGACCGAGCTGATCCAGGGCTATACGGTCGGCAAGACCGCCGAACTCCTTGACGAGGATTTCGCCCGTACCGTCTTCCCGCACCCGACCCTGAGCGAGATGATGCATGAAAGCATCCTCGCCGCCGACGGGCGCGTGCTGCACATGTGA
- a CDS encoding LLM class flavin-dependent oxidoreductase codes for MLPLSVLDLAPVPDGSDAGDALRNAADLARHAEALGFRRYWMAEHHSMPGIASAATAVALAWVGANTSTIRIGAGGIMLPNHAPLTIAEQFGTLASLYPGRIDLGLGRAPGTDQAAAYALRRNLASDENQFPRDVVELQQYFEGGVQRVRAIPGEGLDIPLWILGSSTFGAQLAAMLGLPYAFASHFAPAQMMEAIRVYRSSFRPSAQLAEPYVMLGFNVIAADSDAEAELLATSIQQAFVNLRSGNPGKLPRPQAGYADSLPVAARGMLDQLLSASAIGSPETVRRQTVAFAERTGADELIVTAQIHDHEARKRSYAILADVMQPAAVAA; via the coding sequence ATGCTTCCCCTTTCCGTTCTCGACCTCGCTCCCGTCCCCGACGGATCTGATGCCGGCGATGCGCTCCGCAACGCCGCCGATCTCGCCCGCCATGCGGAAGCGCTCGGCTTCCGGCGCTACTGGATGGCCGAGCATCACAGCATGCCCGGCATCGCCAGCGCCGCCACGGCGGTCGCGCTGGCCTGGGTCGGGGCGAACACCTCGACCATCCGGATCGGCGCGGGCGGCATCATGCTTCCGAACCATGCCCCGCTGACTATCGCCGAGCAGTTCGGCACCCTTGCGTCGCTCTATCCCGGCCGCATCGACCTCGGCCTTGGCCGCGCTCCAGGGACCGATCAGGCAGCGGCCTATGCACTCCGGCGCAATCTCGCGTCCGACGAGAATCAGTTTCCGCGCGATGTCGTCGAGCTGCAGCAGTACTTCGAGGGCGGCGTGCAGCGGGTGCGGGCCATTCCCGGCGAGGGGCTCGACATCCCCCTGTGGATTCTCGGCTCCAGCACCTTCGGCGCGCAGCTCGCGGCGATGCTCGGGCTGCCCTACGCCTTCGCCTCGCATTTCGCCCCGGCACAGATGATGGAAGCGATCCGGGTCTATCGCAGCAGCTTCCGCCCGTCGGCGCAGCTCGCCGAGCCCTACGTCATGCTGGGTTTCAACGTCATCGCCGCCGACAGCGATGCCGAGGCCGAGCTGCTCGCCACCTCCATCCAGCAGGCGTTCGTGAACCTGCGCAGCGGCAATCCCGGCAAGCTGCCGCGGCCTCAGGCCGGCTATGCCGATTCGCTGCCGGTCGCGGCGAGGGGCATGCTGGACCAGCTCCTGTCCGCCTCGGCCATCGGCAGCCCGGAGACCGTCCGCCGCCAGACCGTGGCCTTTGCCGAACGGACCGGGGCCGACGAGCTGATCGTCACCGCCCAGATCCACGACCACGAAGCGCGCAAGCGCTCCTACGCCATCCTGGCGGACGTGATGCAGCCGGCGGCCGTCGCCGCCTGA
- a CDS encoding amidohydrolase family protein → MAMARVAMMAAALLAPATAQAEKVVVTADRMVDVLTGKMVESPAVFIGDDGRITAIADARTVRWSSDVRHIALSGTLLPGFIDMHVHLDSPADIGGYRGLEFTDSFFGMTAVGNGRAMLDAGFTTVRNVGSGNRNDVGLRQAIDNGYAVGPRIVPGGFSLGATGGHCDSTFLPPSLEKARKEEGIGDGPEELRHQVRRQRKFGAEVIKVCATGGVFSRNTEPGQPQLSESELRAIAEEANQWGLRTAAHAHGAEGIKRAVRAGIDTIEHASLADAEAIRLCAQRTRPCYFSMDIYNTDYTQAEGRKNGVLEDNLRKDREVGDIQRENFRKAHQAGVRMVFGSDAGVMPHGLAGRQFAVMVRYGMTPLQAIQAATRTAAEALGREKDVGAIAVGRFGDLVAVAGDPLRDPSVLASPQAVVKGGVLVRGVAAPR, encoded by the coding sequence ATGGCGATGGCACGAGTTGCGATGATGGCGGCGGCCCTGCTGGCCCCGGCCACCGCACAGGCCGAGAAGGTGGTCGTCACCGCCGACCGGATGGTCGACGTGCTCACCGGCAAGATGGTCGAGAGCCCGGCCGTCTTCATCGGCGACGATGGGCGGATTACCGCCATCGCCGACGCCCGCACCGTGCGCTGGTCGAGCGACGTCCGCCACATCGCGCTCAGCGGCACGCTTCTGCCGGGCTTCATCGACATGCACGTCCATCTCGACAGCCCGGCCGACATCGGCGGCTATCGCGGGCTGGAGTTCACCGACAGCTTCTTCGGCATGACCGCGGTCGGCAATGGCCGCGCCATGCTCGACGCAGGCTTCACCACGGTGCGCAACGTCGGCTCGGGCAACCGCAACGACGTCGGGCTCCGCCAAGCAATCGACAATGGCTATGCCGTCGGCCCGCGCATCGTCCCCGGCGGCTTCTCGCTCGGCGCGACCGGCGGGCATTGCGACAGCACCTTCCTTCCGCCCAGTCTCGAGAAGGCGAGGAAGGAAGAGGGGATCGGCGACGGGCCCGAGGAGCTCCGCCACCAGGTCCGCCGCCAGCGCAAGTTCGGCGCCGAGGTGATCAAGGTCTGCGCCACCGGCGGCGTCTTTTCCCGCAACACCGAGCCCGGTCAGCCGCAGCTCTCCGAGTCCGAGCTTCGCGCCATTGCCGAGGAAGCCAATCAATGGGGCCTGCGCACCGCCGCCCACGCCCATGGCGCCGAGGGGATCAAGCGCGCGGTCCGCGCCGGGATCGACACGATCGAACATGCCAGCCTCGCCGACGCCGAGGCGATCAGGCTGTGCGCCCAGCGCACCCGGCCCTGCTATTTCTCGATGGACATCTACAACACCGACTACACGCAGGCCGAGGGCCGCAAGAACGGCGTGCTCGAAGACAATCTCCGCAAGGACCGCGAGGTCGGCGACATCCAGCGCGAGAACTTCCGCAAGGCGCATCAGGCGGGTGTCCGGATGGTGTTCGGCTCCGACGCGGGTGTGATGCCGCATGGGCTCGCCGGCCGTCAGTTCGCGGTGATGGTCCGCTATGGCATGACCCCGCTGCAGGCGATCCAGGCCGCCACCCGCACCGCCGCCGAGGCGCTCGGCCGGGAGAAGGACGTCGGCGCGATCGCCGTCGGCCGCTTCGGCGACCTGGTCGCGGTGGCCGGCGATCCGCTGCGCGATCCGTCGGTGCTCGCCAGCCCGCAGGCGGTGGTGAAGGGCGGCGTGCTGGTCAGGGGAGTGGCTGCCCCCCGCTGA